One Ailuropoda melanoleuca isolate Jingjing chromosome 14, ASM200744v2, whole genome shotgun sequence DNA segment encodes these proteins:
- the RTN4R gene encoding reticulon-4 receptor: protein MKRASAGGSQLLAWVLWLQAWRVAAPCPGACVCYNEPKVTTSCPQQGLQAVPTDIPAASQRVFLHGNRIVHVPAASFRACRNLTILWLHSNALARIDAAAFTGLALLEQLDLSDNAQLRAVDPATFHGLSRLHTLHLDRCGLQELGPGLFRGLAALQYLYLQDNGLQALPDDAFRDLGNLTHLFLHGNRIPSVPERAFQGLHSLDRLLLHQNRVARVHPHAFRDLGRLMTLYLFANNLSALPAEALAPLRALQYLRLNDNPWVCDCRARPLWAWLQQFRGSSSELPCSLPPHLAGRDLKRLAATDLEGCAVAARPSRPIRTGWPTDDKPLGLPKCCQPDGADKSSVLEPGSPASAGNALKGRVPSGDSPPGNGSGPRHINDSPFGTLPGSAEPPLSGMRPEGSEPPGPPTTGPRRKPGCSRKNRTRSQCRLGQASGGGGGAGDVEGSGALPSLTCSLAPLGLALVLWTVLGPC, encoded by the coding sequence GGAGCCAGCTGCTGGCCTGGGTGCTGTGGCTGCAGGCGTGGCGGGTGGCAGCACCATGCCCAGGTGCCTGCGTCTGCTACAACGAGCCCAAGGTGACAACGAGCTGTCCGCAGCAGGGCCTTCAGGCCGTGCCCACTGACATCCCAGCCGCCAGCCAACGCGTCTTCCTACACGGCAACCGCATCGTGCATGTGCCCGCTGCCAGCTTCCGGGCCTGCCGCAACCTCACCATCCTGTGGCTGCATTCGAATGCGTTGGCCCGCATCGACGCTGCTGCCTTCACCGGCCTGGCCCTTCTCGAGCAGCTGGACCTCAGCGACAATGCGCAGCTGCGTGCTGTGGACCCCGCCACGTTCCACGGCCTGAGCCGCCTGCACACGCTGCACCTGGACCGCTGCGGCCTGCAGGAGCTGGGCCCTGGCCTGTTCCGTGGCCTGGCCGCCCTGCAGTACCTCTACCTGCAGGACAACGGGCTGCAGGCGCTGCCCGACGACGCCTTCCGTGACCTGGGCAACCTCACGCACCTCTTCCTGCACGGCAACCGCATCCCCAGCGTGCCCGAGCGCGCCTTTCAAGGCCTGCACAGCCTTGACCGCCTCCTTCTGCATCAGAACCGCGTGGCCCGCGTGCACCCGCATGCCTTCCGTGACCTCGGCCGCCTCATGACGCTCTACCTATTTGCCAACAACCTCTCGGCTCTGCCCGCAGAGGCCCTGGCGCCCCTGCGTGCCCTGCAGTACCTGCGGCTCAATGACAACCCCTGGGTGTGTGACTGCCGGGCCCGCCCGCTCTGGGCCTGGCTGCAGCAGTTCCGCGGCTCCTCGTCCGAGCTGCCCTGCAGCCTGCCGCCGCACCTGGCCGGCCGCGACCTCAAGCGCTTGGCCGCCACCGACCTGGAGGGCTGCGCCGTGGCTGCCAGGCCCTCCCGTCCCATCCGGACCGGTTGGCCTACTGACGACAAGCCTCTGGGGCTGCCCAAGTGCTGCCAGCCGGACGGCGCAGACAAGTCCTCAGTGTTGGAGCCTGGGAGCCCAGCCTCAGCCGGCAATGCGCTCAAGGGACGTGTGCCGTCCGGCGACAGCCCACCAGGCAACGGCTCTGGCCCTCGGCACATCAACGACTCCCCCTTCGGGACCCTGCCCGGCTCTGCTGAGCCACCGCTGAGCGGGATGCGGCCGGAGGGCTCCGAGCCGCCAGGACCCCCCACCACAGGCCCTCGCCGGAAGCCAGGCTGTTCCCGCAAGAACCGCACCCGCAGCCAGTGCCGTCTGGGCCAGGCGAGCGGTGGGGGCGGAGGGGCCGGTGATGTGGAGGGCTCGGGCGCCCTGCCCAGCCTCACTTGCAGCCTGGCCCCCCTGGGCCTTGCGCTGGTGCTGTGGACGGTGCTGGGGCCCTGCTGA